A segment of the Desulfurellaceae bacterium genome:
CCACGAACGATACGGCCCAGGCCTTCTACCGACGGCTCGGCTATCGAGCCATCGCGTCCATTCCCGGCTATTATGCCGGCCGCGAAACCGCGATCCGCATGCGCCGTGATCTGTCCACCGGCGCCAGCGCGCCTCGCCAACAGCCCTGACTGGCGGGGCTTAGCGCTGCCGCACGTACTTGGTGATGCGCTTGCCCATCACGTCGGCCAGATAGATATCCCCCTCCGGGTCCACCCACAGACCATGGCCCATGGGCGAATCCCAGCGGGCAATAACCGTCCCCTGCTTGTCCATGATGGTCACGGTCGGCTTGAGGTCGCTGATGTACACCCTGTCCTGGGCGTCCATGTAGATATCGGTCGGACGGTGAATGTCGTCCCAGTGGGTCAGGTACTTCCCGCTCGGGCTGAACACCTGGATGCGGTTGTTCTCCCGGTCGCACACATACACCTCGCCGCGTTCGTCTATCCACAGGCTGTGCGGCAGGTGAAATTCCCCCGGGGCGTGCTTGCCCGGGCTACCCCACGAGTCAATCAGCCGCCCGTCGGCGGAGAAGCGGTGGACCCGGCTGTTGCGATAGCCGTCGGTCACGTACAGCTCGCCGGACGGAGCGACCACCATTTCGGTCGGCTTGTTGAAGGGACCGGCGGCGCGCACGACCCGCCCGCCGTCTTCCTCACAGCCGGTGTCAGACGGCTGGCCTCGGTGGCCCAGCACTCCCAGCGGTTTGCCGTCCAGGGTGAAGCGCAGGGCCACGTGGTCGTCGCGGTCGGTCAGGTAGACGACATCGTCCGGGCCGATAAAGAACCCGTGCGGGTCGGCGATCGCGCTGTCGCCCCACGAGTCGAGATACGTGCCCTCACGATCAAAGACCAGAACCGGCGGGTCCTTGCGCTGGAAGGCGTAGATACGGCCCTGAGAGTCTGCCGCCACCGCGCTCATCGGACCAAAGCTCATGCCTGCGGGCAGGGAGCCCCACTGCTCTATTACCTCATAGGTGTATTGACCCGTACCGACCGGTTTCATTGCAGCCCTCCTTTTTGCCGAGCCTACTCAACCAACCTGAACTTCGGCACCGAAATCTCCTCGGTCCAGTCCTCAAAGGTGACCTCGACCGTCTTGCCGATCTGCACCTGCCCGGGCGGACAGCCGACGATATTGCTCATCATCTGCGGGCCTTCGTCGAGCGTGATCAGGGCCACCACATACGGCACCTCCTCGGCAAACGCCTTGGTCACCGGCCGATGGACGGTGGTAAACGACAGCACGGTTCCCCGGCCCGAGGCTGTGACCCACTCGACGTCCTCGCTCATACAGGCGGTGCAGTAGATGCGCGGGTAGAGCTGGTGATGGCCGCAGGCCCGACATTTCTGGACCCGCAGCTCGTGGTTTTTGCAGCCGTCCCAGTACGGCTGGGTCTCGCGGGTCGGTTCTGGAATCGGTTTTTCCGGTAACGCCGCCATCAGCCTCTCTCCTTTGCCACAATCATCGAGCAGTGGGTTGACATGATGCCGCCCTGGGCATGGACAAGGGCGACCTCGGCGTCCTGGACCTGACGCGGCCCGCATTCGCCGCGCAGCTGCAACACGGCCTCGGTGACCGAGAACATCGAACCGGGGTGGCCCGGATGGCAGTGGGACATCAGACCCCCGTGGGTATTGACCGGCAGCTCGCCGCCCAGCTCGATGCGTCCGTTTTCGACAAACCGTCCGCCCTCGCCCTTGGGACAGAAGCCCAGGTCTTCGAGCTCGACAAGCACGACCGGCGTAAAGCAGTCGTACAGCTCGGCCACGTCGATATCCTGGGGACCCAGACCGGCCATGGCGTAGGTCCGTTCTCCGGCCTCCTTGGCCGCCGAGGTGGTGAGGTTGTGGGCCTGGCTGATATGTTCGTGCGAGTGGCCCTCGCCAATGCCCAGCACATAGACCGGTTGCGGACGGAAGTCCTTGGCCCGCTCGGCTGCGGTCATGATAATCGCCGCGCCGCCGTCCGAGACCACCGAGCAGTCCAACAGGTGGAGAGGGTCGGCGATCATCTTTGAGTTCAGCACGTCGTCAACCGTGATCGGGTCGCGCATCTGGGCGGCCGGGTTGAGCGAGGCGTGTTTGCGGCACGCCACCGACACGGCGGCCAGCTGTTCGCTGGTAGTACCGTAGGCGTGGATGTGGGCCTGGGCGATCAGGGCGTAAAAGCCGGGAATGGGCGGACCGTAGGGTCGCTCAAACTGGGCGTGGCCGGCCGTTGACATGGCTTCGATCGCCTTGTCACGCGACAGGCCGGACAGCAT
Coding sequences within it:
- a CDS encoding Zn-ribbon domain-containing OB-fold protein yields the protein MAALPEKPIPEPTRETQPYWDGCKNHELRVQKCRACGHHQLYPRIYCTACMSEDVEWVTASGRGTVLSFTTVHRPVTKAFAEEVPYVVALITLDEGPQMMSNIVGCPPGQVQIGKTVEVTFEDWTEEISVPKFRLVE